One window from the genome of Xenorhabdus bovienii SS-2004 encodes:
- a CDS encoding inosine/guanosine kinase, which produces MKFPGKRKSKHYFPVSLRDPLLQPIKEMIDTENNRAYIVGIDQTLVDIEAKVDESFIQRYNLSQGHSLVIEDDVAEALYKELTDNNLISHEFAGGTIGNTLHNYSVLADDKSVLLGTMCNSIQVGSYAYCYLCNTSSRMDLNHLQGVDGPIGRCFTLVTENGERTFAISPGLMNQLRPENIPEHIIAEASALVITAYLVRCKSGEPMPEATMKAIGYAKKHNVPVVLTLGTKYVIADDPQWWRDFLAENISVVAMNEDEAQELTGFSDPLLAADMALNWVDLVLCTAGPAGLYMAGYTEEEHKRQTSHPLLPGAIAEFNLYEFSRVLCKADCQNPMRVYSHIEPYMGGPEKIMNTNGAGDGALSALLHDITANSYHRMNVPNSSKHKRSYLTYSSLAQVCKYANRVSYQVLSQHSPRLMRGLPEKEDSLEESYWER; this is translated from the coding sequence ATGAAATTCCCTGGTAAGCGTAAATCTAAACACTATTTTCCTGTCAGCCTGAGAGATCCTCTACTCCAGCCCATCAAAGAAATGATAGATACTGAAAATAACCGAGCCTATATCGTTGGTATCGATCAAACACTGGTAGACATTGAAGCTAAGGTTGATGAGAGTTTTATCCAGCGTTATAACCTGAGCCAGGGGCATTCACTCGTCATTGAAGATGATGTCGCCGAGGCACTATATAAAGAACTGACAGACAATAATTTGATTAGTCACGAATTTGCGGGTGGAACCATCGGTAATACTCTGCATAATTATTCTGTTTTGGCTGACGATAAGTCCGTATTGCTTGGCACTATGTGTAATAGCATCCAGGTAGGGAGTTATGCATATTGTTATCTCTGCAATACATCCAGCCGCATGGATTTGAATCATCTTCAGGGAGTTGATGGCCCAATTGGCCGCTGTTTTACCTTGGTGACTGAAAACGGTGAAAGGACATTCGCTATCAGCCCGGGATTAATGAACCAACTCCGTCCGGAAAATATCCCTGAACATATTATTGCGGAAGCATCAGCACTGGTGATTACCGCCTATCTGGTGCGTTGCAAATCGGGTGAACCGATGCCGGAAGCAACGATGAAAGCCATCGGGTATGCGAAAAAGCATAATGTGCCTGTTGTACTGACATTGGGAACAAAATACGTCATCGCTGATGATCCGCAGTGGTGGCGCGATTTTTTGGCGGAAAATATTTCGGTAGTCGCCATGAATGAAGATGAAGCCCAAGAGCTGACGGGCTTTAGTGATCCTCTGCTGGCAGCAGATATGGCCTTGAATTGGGTGGATTTGGTGTTGTGTACCGCAGGGCCGGCGGGACTGTATATGGCAGGTTATACCGAAGAAGAACATAAACGCCAGACTTCACATCCATTATTACCGGGCGCGATCGCTGAATTTAATCTCTATGAATTCAGTCGGGTGCTATGCAAAGCCGATTGCCAGAACCCAATGCGGGTCTACTCCCATATTGAGCCTTATATGGGGGGGCCTGAAAAAATCATGAATACTAATGGGGCTGGCGATGGTGCATTGTCTGCATTGTTACATGATATTACAGCTAATAGTTACCACCGAATGAATGTTCCCAACTCCAGTAAACATAAGCGCTCTTATTTGACGTACTCGTCATTGGCTCAGGTATGTAAATACGCGAATAGAGTGAGTTATCAGGTATTGAGCCAGCACTCACCTCGCCTGATGCGTGGGTTGCCAGAGAAAGAAGATAGTTTGGAAGAATCTTACTGGGAACGCTAA
- the wzz(fepE) gene encoding LPS O-antigen length regulator Wzz(fepE): MSNKPIKHPDFYEENSNYYHPKQEDEIDLFELFSVIFQSKYLIIAISVVFAVIGFSIASFLPQKWTSTAAVVKPTLEQFQPLKNALTDLQVLSLDPKVTEASLYQRFVENYNSRVLREDYLVSTDYFKALLAKMDDGAIQGKRKLIEQVVNKNISISLPKKDNEEDDESILSFSAGTAEDSYNLLTGYINFVSSVVRDQVKDELNDMVHQKLVFSQKSYEIDLARIRNMRGVDIERLKYAISIANSAGVKKPVSNGGAMIKDDPDYSIALGADALQRKLQITEEITDPTQIDADLRNRLLYIENLKAVNINKIDFEPFRYMQQPYEPTAKDSPKRLLILIGAGFIGFILSVMFVLVRHMARGRQKQEA, encoded by the coding sequence ATGAGTAATAAACCGATTAAACACCCTGATTTTTATGAAGAAAATTCAAACTATTATCACCCTAAACAGGAAGATGAGATTGATTTATTTGAATTATTTTCCGTAATTTTCCAATCAAAATATTTAATTATCGCAATATCCGTGGTTTTTGCGGTGATTGGCTTCAGTATTGCGTCATTTTTACCACAGAAATGGACAAGTACAGCAGCCGTAGTGAAGCCGACATTGGAACAATTTCAGCCATTGAAAAATGCACTCACGGATTTGCAAGTTTTGAGTCTTGATCCGAAAGTGACAGAAGCATCGTTATATCAGCGTTTTGTCGAAAACTATAACTCGCGTGTATTGCGTGAAGATTATTTGGTCAGCACTGATTACTTCAAGGCGTTGCTTGCTAAGATGGACGATGGTGCGATACAGGGCAAACGAAAGCTTATTGAGCAGGTTGTAAATAAAAACATCTCCATTTCTTTACCTAAAAAAGATAATGAAGAAGATGACGAAAGCATACTCTCTTTCAGTGCGGGTACTGCGGAAGATTCTTACAACTTGTTGACTGGGTATATCAATTTTGTCTCTTCCGTTGTTCGTGATCAGGTGAAAGATGAATTGAATGATATGGTGCATCAGAAACTGGTCTTTTCACAAAAGTCGTATGAAATTGATCTGGCTCGCATCAGAAATATGCGTGGTGTTGATATCGAACGCTTGAAGTATGCGATCTCCATTGCTAACTCTGCCGGTGTTAAAAAACCTGTTTCCAATGGCGGCGCTATGATCAAGGATGACCCGGATTATTCGATTGCGCTGGGTGCGGATGCACTGCAACGTAAATTGCAGATTACTGAAGAGATTACCGATCCGACCCAGATAGATGCAGATCTTCGTAACAGACTTTTATATATAGAAAATTTAAAAGCAGTGAATATTAATAAGATTGATTTCGAGCCATTCAGGTATATGCAGCAACCTTATGAACCTACAGCGAAAGATTCACCTAAGCGTCTGCTGATTCTGATTGGTGCTGGTTTTATTGGCTTTATTTTATCTGTTATGTTTGTTCTGGTTCGCCATATGGCGCGCGGCCGCCAGAAACAAGAAGCTTAA
- the hemH gene encoding ferrochelatase: MSSNKYGVLLVNLGTPDEPTPVAIRRYLAKFLSDRRVVDIPSFIWKPLLYGIILPFRSSRVAKLYQEIWTDEGSPLLVYSQRQQKLLNERLTDIPVVLGMSYGFPSLPQAVGNLLQQGIDHLIVLPLYPQYSSTTSAAVFDSISKILKGYRTIPHLYFIRSYATHPAYIAALKETIEKSFEKHGLPDRLLLSYHGIPERLATIGDIYPQDCRATTELLIQALDYPADKIMMTFQSRFGRLPWLTPYTDKTMALLPEQGVEHVQVLCPGFSSDCLETLEEIQQQNQAIFRHAGGKKFEYISALNDNEAHISLLEQLVNNAMK, from the coding sequence ATGAGTAGCAATAAGTATGGTGTCTTACTGGTGAATCTTGGGACGCCGGATGAGCCAACACCTGTAGCAATAAGGCGTTATCTGGCGAAATTTCTGAGTGACCGAAGAGTTGTGGATATCCCTTCGTTTATCTGGAAACCGCTGTTGTACGGCATTATTCTTCCTTTCCGTTCTTCTCGTGTTGCTAAGCTGTACCAAGAAATTTGGACAGACGAGGGATCACCTTTGCTGGTTTATAGTCAGCGCCAGCAGAAATTGCTAAATGAAAGATTGACGGATATCCCCGTCGTTTTGGGAATGAGTTACGGTTTTCCTTCCTTGCCCCAAGCTGTCGGTAATCTTCTGCAACAAGGTATTGACCACCTGATTGTGCTTCCTCTTTATCCTCAGTATTCCAGTACGACATCGGCTGCGGTATTTGATAGCATCAGCAAAATATTGAAGGGATATCGTACCATACCCCATTTGTATTTCATCCGTAGCTATGCTACACATCCTGCTTATATTGCTGCCTTAAAAGAAACAATCGAGAAGAGTTTTGAAAAACATGGTTTGCCTGATCGTTTGCTTCTTTCCTACCACGGTATTCCAGAACGGTTGGCAACGATAGGTGATATTTATCCGCAGGATTGCAGGGCAACTACGGAGCTTTTGATACAGGCATTGGATTATCCTGCAGATAAAATTATGATGACTTTTCAATCTCGTTTTGGTCGTTTGCCGTGGTTAACGCCCTATACGGATAAGACAATGGCATTATTGCCAGAACAAGGTGTGGAACATGTTCAGGTACTGTGTCCGGGATTTTCATCAGACTGTTTGGAAACACTGGAAGAAATCCAACAGCAAAATCAAGCGATTTTCCGGCATGCCGGGGGTAAAAAGTTTGAATATATTTCTGCACTTAATGATAATGAGGCACACATTTCATTGCTTGAACAATTGGTAAATAACGCCATGAAATAA
- the adk gene encoding adenylate kinase, whose product MRIILLGAPGAGKGTQAQFIMEKYGIPQISTGDMLRAAVKAGSELGLKAKELMDNGKLVTDELVIALVKERIKQDDCRSGFLLDGFPRTIPQADAMKEAGIKVDYVLEFAVPDAIIVERIIGRRVHAPSGRVYHIKFNQPKVENRDDVTGEELSIRKDDQEDTVRKRLVEYHAQTAPLVSYYQNEAQAGNTKYSKLDGTRQVAEVSEELVGILG is encoded by the coding sequence ATGCGTATTATTTTGCTGGGCGCGCCAGGCGCCGGTAAGGGGACTCAGGCGCAATTTATCATGGAGAAATATGGGATCCCTCAGATTTCGACAGGTGATATGTTGCGTGCCGCAGTAAAAGCAGGCAGCGAGTTGGGTTTGAAAGCAAAAGAACTGATGGACAACGGTAAGCTGGTGACTGATGAACTGGTCATTGCTTTGGTCAAAGAGCGTATCAAACAAGATGACTGCCGTAGTGGATTCTTGTTGGATGGGTTCCCACGTACCATTCCTCAGGCTGATGCGATGAAAGAAGCGGGTATCAAGGTTGATTATGTTCTGGAATTCGCTGTTCCTGATGCAATCATTGTTGAACGCATTATTGGCCGTCGTGTACACGCGCCATCGGGTCGTGTTTATCACATCAAATTTAATCAGCCCAAAGTAGAAAACCGGGATGATGTGACTGGTGAAGAACTGAGTATTCGTAAAGATGATCAGGAAGATACAGTACGTAAACGTCTGGTTGAATACCACGCACAGACTGCACCTTTGGTTTCTTACTATCAGAACGAAGCTCAGGCAGGGAACACAAAGTACTCCAAACTTGATGGTACACGTCAGGTAGCTGAAGTCAGCGAAGAATTGGTCGGCATTCTGGGCTAA
- the htpG gene encoding molecular chaperone HtpG has protein sequence MKGQETRGFQSEVKQLLQLMIHSLYSNKEIFLRELISNASDAADKLRFRALSKPELYENDGELRVRLAFDNEHKTITISDNGIGMSRDEVIDNLGTIAKSGTKSFLESVGSDQVKDSQLIGQFGVGFYSAFIVADKVTVRTRAAGTAADQGVFWESTGEGDYTIADLEKTERGTEITLHLREGEDEFLNDWRLRSIIGKYSDHIALPVEIETKNEEDDTVTWEKINKAQALWTRGKAEISDEEYQEFYKHISHDFTDPLSWSHNRVEGKQEYTSLLYIPAQAPWDMWNREHKHGLKLYVQRVFIMDDAEQFMPNYLRFMRGLIDSNDLPLNVSREILQDSTITRNLRNALTKRVLQMLDKLAKDDAEKYQTFWQQFGLVLKEGPAEDGSNKEAIAKLLRFATTHHDGSAQTVSLEDYLSRMTEGQEKIYYITADSYAAAKNSPHLELFRKKGIEVLLLSDRIDEWMMSYLTEFDGKSFQSVSKTDESLDKLADENKAEQEEEDKKLEPFIERVKTLLGDRVKEVKLTHRLTDTPAIVTTNANEMSTQMAKLFAAAGQSAPEVSYNFELNPEHNLVKKAADIPDEAQFADWIELLLDQALFAERGTLDDPNQFIRRMNQLLLAEKA, from the coding sequence ATGAAAGGTCAGGAAACCCGTGGATTTCAGTCTGAAGTCAAACAACTATTGCAGTTGATGATCCATTCTCTCTATTCCAATAAAGAAATTTTTCTCCGTGAGTTGATTTCAAATGCATCAGATGCTGCGGATAAATTACGCTTCCGTGCATTGTCAAAACCTGAATTGTATGAAAATGATGGTGAGTTACGTGTTCGTCTTGCTTTTGATAACGAGCATAAAACCATCACTATCAGTGATAATGGTATCGGCATGTCCCGTGATGAAGTTATTGATAATCTGGGAACGATTGCAAAATCCGGTACTAAATCATTCCTTGAATCTGTTGGTTCTGATCAGGTAAAAGACAGCCAGTTGATTGGGCAATTCGGCGTTGGTTTTTACTCTGCCTTTATCGTGGCGGATAAAGTGACTGTGCGTACCCGTGCGGCAGGCACTGCGGCCGATCAAGGTGTTTTCTGGGAATCAACAGGTGAAGGTGATTACACCATTGCTGATCTTGAAAAAACTGAGCGTGGTACAGAAATCACTTTGCATCTGCGTGAAGGGGAAGATGAATTTCTTAACGACTGGCGTCTGCGTTCTATCATCGGTAAATATTCTGATCACATTGCGTTGCCAGTTGAAATTGAAACCAAAAACGAAGAAGACGATACCGTCACATGGGAAAAAATCAATAAAGCTCAAGCGCTGTGGACACGTGGTAAAGCCGAAATCAGTGATGAAGAATACCAAGAGTTTTATAAACACATTTCCCATGATTTCACTGATCCTCTGAGCTGGAGCCACAATCGCGTTGAAGGTAAACAGGAATACACCAGCTTGTTGTATATCCCTGCTCAGGCACCGTGGGATATGTGGAACCGTGAACATAAACATGGGCTGAAATTGTATGTACAACGCGTATTCATCATGGATGATGCCGAACAGTTCATGCCAAATTATCTGCGTTTTATGCGTGGTCTGATCGATTCCAATGACTTGCCGCTGAACGTTTCCCGTGAAATTCTGCAAGACAGTACTATCACCCGCAATTTGCGTAATGCGTTGACCAAACGTGTATTGCAGATGCTGGATAAATTAGCAAAAGACGATGCGGAAAAATACCAGACCTTCTGGCAGCAGTTTGGCTTGGTACTGAAAGAAGGGCCTGCTGAAGACGGTTCAAACAAAGAAGCTATTGCTAAATTACTGCGATTCGCAACCACTCATCATGATGGCTCGGCACAAACTGTTTCTCTGGAAGATTACCTCAGCCGCATGACTGAAGGTCAGGAGAAGATTTACTACATTACTGCCGACAGCTACGCCGCAGCAAAAAATAGCCCACATCTGGAGCTGTTCCGCAAGAAAGGCATTGAAGTTCTGTTGCTGTCTGACCGTATCGATGAATGGATGATGAGCTACCTGACCGAGTTTGATGGCAAGTCATTCCAGTCTGTCAGCAAGACGGATGAATCTCTTGACAAACTGGCTGATGAAAACAAAGCCGAGCAGGAAGAAGAAGATAAAAAACTGGAGCCGTTTATTGAGCGTGTGAAAACGCTGCTTGGTGACCGTGTGAAAGAAGTTAAGCTGACCCACAGACTGACTGATACACCCGCGATAGTGACAACGAATGCCAATGAAATGAGCACCCAAATGGCGAAACTATTTGCGGCAGCAGGACAGTCTGCACCAGAAGTGAGCTATAACTTTGAACTGAATCCAGAACACAATCTAGTGAAAAAAGCGGCTGATATTCCTGATGAAGCTCAGTTTGCGGATTGGATAGAACTGTTACTGGATCAGGCATTGTTTGCTGAACGCGGCACATTAGATGATCCAAACCAATTCATTCGCCGGATGAATCAATTATTATTGGCTGAAAAAGCTTAA
- the recR gene encoding recombination mediator RecR yields the protein MQTSPLLESLMESLRCLPGVGPKSAQRMAFHLLQRDRSGGMRLAQALTRAMSEIGHCQDCRTFTEQEQCTICGNPRRQQNGQICVVETPADIHAIEQTGQFAGRYFVLMGRLSPLDGIGPMDIGLDRLEERLSSETLSEIILATNPTVEGEATANYIAEMCSQYGVIASRIAHGVPVGGELEMVDGTTLSHSLAGRQRITDL from the coding sequence ATGCAAACCAGTCCTCTTCTTGAATCCCTGATGGAGTCATTACGCTGTTTACCCGGTGTAGGTCCCAAATCAGCCCAGCGAATGGCATTTCATTTGTTGCAACGGGATCGCAGTGGTGGCATGAGGCTTGCTCAGGCATTGACTCGTGCAATGTCTGAAATTGGTCACTGTCAGGACTGCCGGACATTTACTGAACAGGAACAATGCACGATTTGTGGTAATCCCCGTCGTCAGCAGAATGGTCAGATCTGTGTGGTGGAAACGCCTGCGGATATTCACGCCATTGAACAGACCGGCCAGTTTGCCGGTCGTTATTTTGTCCTGATGGGGCGCTTATCGCCGCTGGATGGTATCGGGCCAATGGATATTGGTTTGGATCGTTTGGAAGAACGTCTGTCTTCCGAAACCCTGTCAGAAATTATTCTGGCCACCAACCCGACTGTTGAAGGAGAGGCAACGGCAAACTATATCGCGGAAATGTGTTCGCAATATGGTGTGATAGCCAGTCGTATTGCTCATGGTGTTCCCGTGGGGGGGGAACTTGAAATGGTGGATGGTACAACGTTGTCCCATTCACTTGCGGGTCGTCAAAGAATCACTGATTTGTGA
- a CDS encoding YbaB/EbfC family nucleoid-associated protein encodes MFGKGGLGNLMKQAQQMQEKMQKVQEEIANLEVTGESGAGLVKVTINGAHNCRRVEIDPSLMDDDKDMLEDLIAAAFNDAARRIEETQKEKMSGVSNGMQLPPGFKMPF; translated from the coding sequence ATGTTTGGTAAAGGTGGTTTGGGCAATCTGATGAAACAGGCCCAGCAGATGCAAGAAAAAATGCAGAAAGTGCAGGAAGAAATTGCAAATTTGGAAGTGACAGGTGAATCTGGTGCGGGTCTGGTGAAAGTGACTATTAATGGTGCACACAACTGTCGTCGTGTTGAAATCGATCCAAGCTTGATGGACGATGACAAAGATATGCTGGAAGACCTGATTGCCGCTGCATTCAATGATGCAGCCCGTCGAATTGAAGAAACCCAGAAAGAAAAAATGTCCGGCGTTTCTAACGGCATGCAATTACCGCCTGGCTTTAAGATGCCATTCTGA
- the dnaX gene encoding DNA polymerase III subunit gamma/tau: MSYQVLARKWRPQIFSDVIGQQHVLTALANGLEHQRLHHAYLFSGTRGVGKTTIARLLAKGLNCETGITKTPCGQCANCLEIEQGRFVDLIEIDAASRTKVEDTRELLDNVQYAPARGRFKVYLIDEVHMLSRHSFNALLKTLEEPPEHVKFLLATTDPQKLPVTILSRCLQFHLKALNVDQISGQLEHVLNAEQIESDSRARHLLARAADGSMRDALSLTDQAIALGGGKLTADIVSQMLGTLDNDQPLEMIEWLVRADGQQLMALVEQIASRGVDWEHLLVDILSLLHRIAMLQLLPQQPDNDPSSMEGRLRLLARSISPADLQLFYQALLVGRKDLPYAPERRMGVEMALLRALAFHPKTIIEETPASGGEIPVVPQVSASAQRHPVSPVQNHVAGERSENGSEHSSPQSMSTEPVISSPTAKLLQARHSLTRQGNTPPKKSEPAEPVKAKSASSALERLAAVAEQRSQSYIPKAQEPKPIKQEAYRWRTTNTSIEEKPVCVTTPKAIKAALEHEKTPELAEKLAVESKQRDSWSAEIDKLNIPKLVQQVALNAFKEQIDESRFCLHLRSKQRHLNSASAQQMLSEALSELHGKPIELRIIEDDNPAVKTPLEWRQAIYEEKLAQARQSIISDRTIQTLQQLFDAELDEESIRPV; the protein is encoded by the coding sequence ATGAGCTATCAGGTACTCGCCCGTAAGTGGCGCCCACAAATATTTTCTGATGTGATTGGTCAGCAACATGTGCTGACTGCACTGGCGAATGGTCTTGAGCACCAGCGCCTCCATCATGCCTATCTTTTTTCTGGCACCCGTGGTGTGGGAAAAACCACCATCGCACGTCTGTTGGCAAAGGGGCTGAACTGTGAAACGGGAATCACGAAGACCCCATGTGGTCAATGTGCGAACTGTCTTGAAATTGAGCAGGGGCGTTTTGTCGATCTGATCGAAATCGATGCCGCCTCTCGAACAAAAGTAGAAGATACCCGTGAATTACTGGACAACGTGCAGTATGCACCTGCCCGTGGCCGTTTCAAAGTTTATCTCATTGACGAAGTTCACATGCTTTCGCGCCATAGTTTCAATGCGTTACTCAAGACATTGGAAGAACCGCCTGAACATGTGAAATTCTTGCTGGCGACAACAGATCCACAAAAACTGCCCGTGACGATCCTTTCACGTTGTCTACAATTCCATCTGAAAGCATTGAATGTTGATCAAATCAGTGGTCAGTTGGAACATGTCCTTAATGCAGAGCAAATAGAGAGCGACTCCCGTGCGCGCCATCTTCTGGCCCGTGCTGCGGATGGTAGTATGCGTGATGCTCTGAGCCTGACCGATCAGGCGATTGCCCTCGGTGGAGGTAAACTGACCGCCGATATCGTTAGCCAGATGTTAGGCACGCTGGATAATGATCAGCCTTTGGAAATGATTGAATGGCTGGTTCGGGCTGATGGGCAACAGCTTATGGCGCTGGTTGAGCAAATCGCATCCCGTGGCGTGGATTGGGAACATCTGTTGGTTGACATTTTGTCATTACTGCATCGCATTGCCATGCTCCAGTTGTTGCCTCAGCAACCTGATAATGATCCCTCTTCAATGGAAGGGCGTTTGCGGTTGCTGGCAAGATCAATTTCTCCTGCCGATCTACAACTTTTTTATCAGGCATTGCTGGTCGGACGCAAAGATCTCCCTTATGCCCCAGAGCGCCGAATGGGTGTTGAAATGGCATTATTACGCGCTTTGGCGTTCCACCCCAAAACTATCATTGAAGAAACGCCAGCGTCAGGTGGAGAAATCCCGGTAGTACCGCAGGTATCTGCATCTGCACAACGCCATCCGGTTTCACCTGTACAAAACCATGTGGCTGGTGAACGCTCTGAGAATGGTTCTGAACACAGTTCTCCGCAATCGATGAGTACAGAACCTGTAATCAGCAGTCCAACGGCAAAATTGCTGCAAGCGAGGCATTCGCTTACTCGACAAGGGAATACGCCCCCAAAAAAGTCTGAGCCGGCAGAGCCTGTGAAGGCGAAGTCGGCAAGCTCGGCGCTGGAACGATTAGCAGCCGTGGCCGAACAGCGGTCACAATCTTATATTCCCAAAGCCCAGGAGCCAAAGCCCATAAAGCAAGAAGCTTACCGCTGGCGGACAACGAATACGAGTATTGAGGAAAAGCCGGTTTGTGTCACGACACCAAAAGCGATAAAAGCAGCACTTGAGCACGAAAAGACACCAGAACTGGCGGAAAAGTTGGCGGTTGAATCGAAACAGAGAGATTCATGGTCAGCGGAAATTGATAAACTGAATATTCCAAAACTGGTTCAGCAAGTTGCATTGAATGCGTTTAAAGAACAGATTGATGAAAGTCGGTTTTGTCTTCATCTGCGTTCCAAACAACGTCACCTTAATTCAGCATCGGCACAGCAAATGTTGTCCGAAGCCTTAAGTGAATTGCATGGAAAACCTATTGAACTCCGTATTATTGAAGATGATAATCCTGCGGTAAAAACTCCGTTGGAGTGGCGGCAAGCCATTTATGAAGAAAAATTGGCACAAGCACGCCAATCCATTATTTCGGATAGAACGATTCAAACACTTCAGCAGCTGTTTGATGCAGAATTGGATGAAGAAAGTATCCGGCCTGTTTAA
- the apt gene encoding adenine phosphoribosyltransferase has product MTANAQKLQFIKDSIETIPDYPKVGVLFRDITTLLDNPVAYQATIDLLVIHYQEKGITKIVGTEARGFLFGAPVALRLGVGFIPVRKKGKLPRATLSETYDLEYGTDTLEIHKNSIKEGDKVLVVDDLLATGGTIEATVSLIRRLGGEVSEAAFIIGLPDLGGTERLKKQGIESYTLIEFPGH; this is encoded by the coding sequence ATGACCGCTAATGCGCAAAAACTACAATTTATTAAAGATAGTATCGAAACGATCCCTGATTACCCAAAAGTCGGGGTACTTTTTCGTGACATCACCACGCTGCTGGATAATCCCGTTGCCTACCAAGCTACGATTGATCTACTGGTAATACATTATCAAGAGAAAGGCATTACCAAAATCGTTGGTACAGAAGCTCGTGGTTTCTTGTTTGGCGCCCCTGTTGCACTACGTCTGGGAGTTGGTTTTATTCCCGTTCGCAAGAAAGGCAAATTACCTCGTGCGACGTTAAGTGAAACTTACGATCTGGAATATGGTACTGATACCTTGGAAATCCATAAAAACAGTATCAAAGAAGGGGATAAAGTTCTGGTGGTTGATGATCTTCTTGCAACAGGCGGTACCATTGAGGCGACCGTAAGTTTGATTCGACGTCTGGGTGGAGAAGTTTCTGAAGCGGCATTCATCATTGGCCTGCCTGATTTAGGCGGTACCGAGCGTTTGAAAAAACAGGGTATCGAGAGCTACACGCTCATAGAGTTCCCTGGTCACTGA
- the priC gene encoding primosomal replication protein PriC produces the protein MSIQNLLVALEKQISMLETELESLPKTPFSIARFDQALFHQHSNKLGGYLNEIKKNMSQLKTCVKDNRTEQVRFLSERLVTQIEALKREISTQSLRKQEDKFERQSQERDFYHRLAEHQDYERRLMAMINDRELQLNKQVIPTNQYKLQKEIAALAGRLARCRQALMRIEKAIEKQENSD, from the coding sequence ATGAGTATACAAAATTTATTAGTCGCACTTGAAAAACAGATCAGTATGCTGGAAACAGAGCTTGAATCACTCCCCAAAACACCTTTTTCAATCGCCCGTTTTGATCAAGCATTATTCCACCAACACAGCAATAAACTAGGTGGATATCTTAATGAAATTAAAAAAAATATGTCACAATTAAAGACCTGTGTGAAAGATAATCGTACCGAGCAGGTCAGATTTCTTTCTGAACGTTTAGTGACGCAAATTGAAGCACTGAAACGCGAAATATCAACACAGTCACTGAGAAAGCAAGAGGATAAATTTGAACGTCAGTCGCAAGAACGGGATTTTTACCATCGTCTGGCTGAACATCAGGATTATGAGCGCCGTTTAATGGCAATGATTAATGATCGGGAATTACAGTTAAATAAACAAGTTATACCGACAAACCAATATAAACTACAAAAAGAAATCGCAGCGCTGGCAGGAAGGCTCGCTCGCTGTCGCCAAGCATTGATGCGTATCGAAAAAGCGATAGAAAAGCAAGAAAATTCAGATTAG
- the rsmS gene encoding pleiotropic regulatory protein RsmS: MDLEQAPPEVQLAVDLIYLLECNEISPDIALAALKIVKDDFQEKLKKQAQQPEE; the protein is encoded by the coding sequence ATGGATCTCGAACAAGCACCACCTGAAGTGCAACTCGCGGTAGATCTGATTTATTTACTCGAATGCAATGAAATTTCTCCCGATATCGCACTAGCTGCGTTAAAGATCGTCAAAGACGATTTTCAAGAAAAACTGAAAAAACAAGCTCAGCAGCCTGAGGAATGA